ACGAGTGGCTTTGGGTTTCGCTGGGCAGGTCGTGTAATGTCATTGGCATAAGATTTATCAAAGAGCACTTTAGGACCTAAAGTGGCGCTTGGATTGACGTTTGGAATGTCATTTGGTAGACGTTGATGGTTGGTAATACTTTGGTGGTGGGTGGTCcagagagcgagaaagagagagcggCTGGCCGTCCAGAATTGATCACGATGAGGTGTAGCTGTAAACCGTCAAAAAGTCTTTTAACGAAGTAGGCAATTCTAGGGCTGAAATATCTTGATATCTCAAGGAATCACAGATGACGGCTCTTGATAAGCTTCTCAAAGACAAAGGATGTTTCCGATGAATAGGATACACGAGCATGGGATCAAACACCATGCATTTCCGCGGATCCATGAAGTATCTAATCAAGGTTTGGATGGACTGGGACGAAAACACGCCCGGATCCTGCGAATCAAAGGTGAACCGATGGTGGCTCTCTTCAATGCGGGCATGGATCGAGCGATTGTAACGCCGGAAGCTCACGGAAAAGATGTAATCCGCATGAGACGAATCTCGCAGCAAGAAACTGCCCTCTTTCTTGGCCTCATTCAGAATAGCCTCGGCCTCGAAACGATCCAACGAGCCCCAATAGTATGGACAATTGGTGATGGACACCAGATTTGGTACCAGATATTGTTGATATGTGGCACGCATGGTTTCCCGTCCGCCGTTCGGCTGGCAATTCAGGCCAGAAGTCATCATACGATGACCCAAGAAGAGAGCGCAAACTTAGGTTATTGCCCCATGCTTGTAATATCCTAAGAATGACGATTTATTGAAACACAGGTGCAGCGTGAAACTACTCATCTACCTTCTAGCCCGATAGAGCGCTATCTGTTGATAGTGTAGTGTCAAACGGACGTTGcgagtccgattttggcaatttagttgcgtgattacaaaaacgtggcaataagttggatggatggttttgatgcataCCCcgacagttttttttaagccccacctttgttacttttaatagaccaatttcaagccaaatcatccacaggctaaaaggaactgaggggtcaataacttgttccatgattatggacaggtattttgtttgaagatgaagatggcatgttcagtttcatacatgtgtacgTGCACAAGAGCCATACAATAAAGACCTGTGGACACATAAAAAGGGCTTTGTTCACctggttcctaagacaaaCGTCTTTTcgatatgtttgctcatgtagtaatggtcaattatttttgataagctataaact
This Tigriopus californicus strain San Diego chromosome 7, Tcal_SD_v2.1, whole genome shotgun sequence DNA region includes the following protein-coding sequences:
- the LOC131883210 gene encoding suppressor of cytokine signaling 5-like, whose amino-acid sequence is MMTSGLNCQPNGGRETMRATYQQYLVPNLVSITNCPYYWGSLDRFEAEAILNEAKKEGSFLLRDSSHADYIFSVSFRRYNRSIHARIEESHHRFTFDSQDPGVFSSQSIQTLIRYFMDPRKCMVFDPMLVYPIHRKHPLSLRSLSRAVICDSLRYQDISALELPTSLKDFLTVYSYTSS